The Hemiscyllium ocellatum isolate sHemOce1 chromosome 17, sHemOce1.pat.X.cur, whole genome shotgun sequence genome has a segment encoding these proteins:
- the cebpg gene encoding CCAAT/enhancer-binding protein gamma has protein sequence MSARPVISTHPKENVPQNGVSRVPLQGSNSSSVQQVPQLHPVSPSGAGKAMAPSKQSKKSASYNKESEEYRQRRERNNMAVRKSRLKSKQKAQDTQQRVNELKEENERLEAKIKLLSKELSVLKDLFLEHAHSFSDSGHPPFTETTGSGQEANTMGQ, from the coding sequence ATGAGTGCACGGCCTGTCATTTCCACTCATCCCAAAGAGAACGTGCCTCAGAATGGAGTGAGCAGAGTGCCACTCCAGGGCAGTAACAGCAGCAGTGTGCAGCAAGTGCCACAGCTCCATCCAGTCAGCCCCTCGGGGGCTGGCAAGGCCATGGCACCCAGCAAGCAGAGCAAGAAGAGTGCGAGCTACAACAAGGAGAGTGAAGAGTACCGACAGCGCCGGGAACGCAACAACATGGCTGTGAGGAAGAGCCGGTTAAAGAGCAAGCAGAAGGCTCAGGACACGCAGCAGCGAGTCAATGAGCTGAAGGAGGAGAACGAGCGACTGGAAGCAAAGATCAAGCTGCTCAGCAAGGAGCTGAGTGTTTTAAAGGATTTGTTTCTTGAGCATGCCCATAGTTTCTCTGACAGCGGGCACCCACCGTTCACTGAAACCACTGGCTCTGGGCAGGAGGCTAACACTATGGGCCAGTAA